A part of Pantoea vagans genomic DNA contains:
- the minE gene encoding cell division topological specificity factor MinE has product MALLDFFLSRKKNTANIAKERLQIIVAERRRGDSEPHYLPQLKRDILEVICRYVKIDPEMVTVQLDQKGDDISILELNVTLPETDEVTK; this is encoded by the coding sequence ATGGCATTACTTGATTTCTTTTTATCCCGGAAGAAGAACACTGCCAACATAGCCAAGGAACGGCTGCAGATTATCGTGGCAGAACGGAGAAGGGGCGACAGTGAGCCCCACTATCTTCCGCAACTTAAGCGCGACATTCTGGAAGTGATTTGCAGATATGTGAAGATCGATCCGGAAATGGTCACGGTACAGCTCGATCAGAAAGGTGATGACATCTCGATTCTGGAGCTGAACGTCACGCTGCCGGAAACGGATGAAGTGACTAAATGA
- the minD gene encoding septum site-determining protein MinD, whose product MARIIVVTSGKGGVGKTTSSAAIATGLAQKGKKTVVIDFDIGLRNLDLIMGCERRVVYDFVNVIQGDATLNQALIRDKRTEQLYILPASQTRDKDALTREGVEKVLNDLAAMEFDFIVCDSPAGIETGALMALYFADEAIITTNPEVSSVRDSDRILGIISSKSRRAENSQDPVKEHLLLTRYNPGRVNRGDMLSMEDVLEILRIPLVGVIPEDQSVLRASNQGEPVILDGESDAGKAYADTVERLLGEVRPFRFIEEEKKGFLKRLFGG is encoded by the coding sequence ATGGCACGCATTATTGTAGTTACATCCGGTAAAGGGGGCGTTGGTAAGACCACGTCAAGCGCGGCCATCGCCACCGGTTTAGCGCAGAAAGGCAAAAAGACGGTCGTTATCGACTTTGATATCGGTCTGCGTAACCTGGATTTGATCATGGGCTGTGAGCGCCGTGTGGTCTACGACTTCGTTAACGTTATCCAGGGCGATGCCACACTCAACCAGGCGCTGATTCGCGACAAACGCACTGAGCAGCTCTACATTCTGCCTGCATCGCAGACCCGCGATAAAGATGCGCTGACCCGTGAAGGTGTTGAGAAAGTCCTGAACGATTTAGCCGCAATGGAGTTTGATTTCATCGTCTGCGATTCACCGGCAGGGATTGAAACGGGCGCACTGATGGCGCTCTACTTTGCTGATGAAGCCATCATCACCACCAACCCGGAAGTCTCTTCTGTCCGCGACTCCGACCGCATCCTCGGCATCATCTCCTCTAAATCCCGCCGCGCTGAAAACAGTCAGGACCCGGTGAAGGAGCATCTGCTGCTGACCCGTTATAACCCTGGCCGGGTAAACCGTGGCGATATGCTGAGCATGGAAGATGTGCTGGAAATTCTGCGCATTCCTCTGGTCGGCGTGATCCCTGAAGATCAATCGGTGTTACGTGCCTCTAACCAGGGCGAGCCGGTGATTCTTGACGGCGAATCTGATGCTGGCAAAGCCTATGCCGATACCGTTGAACGGTTACTCGGTGAAGTACGCCCCTTCCGCTTTATCGAAGAAGAGAAGAAGGGTTTCCTGAAACGCCTGTTCGGGGGATAA
- the minC gene encoding septum site-determining protein MinC, whose product MSQTPIEFKGSSFTLSVVHLHHHDPAVIRKALQDKIDQAPDFLKNAPVVLNVATLSADVNWKQLQQAILATGLRIVGVSGCKDEALKRMIARAGLPVLAEGKEARPRAEAPQPAPTPEPQPVVTETAAAKTRIVNTPVRSGQQIYARDADLIITSSVSAGAELVADGNIHIYGMMRGRALAGASGDRNCQIFCTNLAAELVSIAGEYWIMDQIPQEFFGKAARLCLQDGALTIQTLN is encoded by the coding sequence ATGTCGCAAACGCCAATCGAATTCAAAGGTAGCAGTTTCACCCTGTCTGTCGTCCATTTGCATCACCATGACCCTGCGGTGATTCGCAAGGCACTCCAGGACAAGATTGACCAGGCTCCCGATTTCCTGAAAAACGCCCCGGTGGTGCTTAACGTCGCCACATTGAGTGCCGATGTTAACTGGAAACAGCTGCAGCAGGCGATTCTTGCTACCGGTTTACGCATTGTCGGCGTAAGCGGCTGCAAAGATGAAGCCCTGAAACGCATGATCGCGCGTGCAGGGCTGCCGGTACTGGCAGAAGGCAAAGAGGCCAGGCCGCGCGCCGAGGCACCGCAGCCAGCCCCCACTCCTGAACCGCAGCCGGTTGTAACCGAGACGGCAGCAGCGAAAACCCGCATCGTGAACACGCCGGTGCGCTCAGGCCAGCAGATTTATGCGCGTGACGCCGACTTAATCATCACCAGCAGCGTCAGTGCCGGTGCCGAACTGGTTGCCGATGGCAACATTCATATTTACGGCATGATGCGCGGTCGCGCCCTGGCAGGTGCCAGCGGCGATCGCAACTGCCAGATTTTCTGTACTAACCTGGCGGCCGAGCTGGTCTCGATTGCCGGGGAGTACTGGATCATGGATCAGATCCCACAAGAATTTTTTGGTAAAGCCGCGCGCCTGTGCCTGCAGGATGGCGCGCTGACTATCCAGACACTTAATTAG
- a CDS encoding YcgL domain-containing protein, with the protein MFCVIYRSPLRDQTYLYVEKKDDFSRVPEELLKGFGKPQLAMVLKLAGRDRLANADINKVKQGLSEQGYYLQLPPPIESLLKIHLEADKKV; encoded by the coding sequence ATGTTTTGTGTGATCTACAGAAGCCCGTTACGTGACCAGACTTATCTCTATGTTGAAAAAAAGGACGATTTTTCGCGCGTTCCGGAAGAATTGCTGAAAGGATTTGGCAAGCCGCAGCTGGCGATGGTGCTAAAGCTGGCGGGCCGCGACAGGCTGGCTAATGCGGATATCAATAAAGTTAAGCAGGGATTGAGCGAGCAGGGTTATTATTTACAGCTTCCACCGCCGATTGAAAGTCTGCTAAAAATTCATTTAGAGGCCGATAAAAAAGTTTAA
- a CDS encoding fumarylacetoacetate hydrolase family protein, whose translation MYQHHNWQGALLDFPVSKVVCVGSNYAKHIKEMGSATPTEPVIFIKPETALCDLRQPLSIPDAFGEVHHEVELAVLIGATLKQASEEHVAKAIAGYGVALDLTLRDLQSGLKKAGQPWEKSKGFDNACPISGFIPVAEFSDDPQNVELKLVVNGEVRQHGNTADMIHKILPLIAHMSHYFTLRAGDVILTGTPEGVGPMRSGDKLEVSLAGHGISTRVL comes from the coding sequence ATGTATCAGCATCATAACTGGCAAGGCGCTCTGTTAGATTTTCCGGTCAGCAAAGTGGTTTGCGTCGGCAGTAATTATGCAAAACACATTAAAGAGATGGGCAGTGCGACGCCAACCGAGCCGGTGATCTTTATCAAACCGGAAACGGCGCTGTGTGATTTGCGCCAGCCGCTCTCCATCCCCGACGCCTTTGGCGAAGTTCATCACGAAGTCGAACTGGCGGTGTTGATTGGTGCGACGCTGAAGCAGGCGAGTGAAGAACATGTGGCTAAGGCGATTGCAGGCTATGGCGTGGCGCTGGATCTGACGCTGCGCGACCTGCAGTCCGGGCTGAAAAAAGCGGGACAGCCATGGGAAAAATCGAAAGGCTTTGATAACGCCTGTCCCATCTCCGGTTTCATCCCGGTAGCCGAATTCAGTGATGATCCACAGAATGTCGAGCTTAAGCTGGTGGTAAACGGAGAAGTGCGTCAGCACGGCAACACCGCCGATATGATTCACAAAATTCTGCCGCTGATTGCCCATATGAGCCACTATTTTACGCTGCGTGCAGGCGATGTCATTCTGACCGGAACACCTGAGGGTGTGGGTCCGATGCGCTCGGGTGACAAGCTGGAAGTGTCGCTGGCGGGTCACGGCATCAGCACGCGCGTACTCTAA
- a CDS encoding YcgN family cysteine cluster protein, translating to MTDTPFWQQKRLAQMSDEEWESLCDGCGQCCLNKLQDADTDEIYFTNVACNQLNIKTCQCRNYERRFELEEDCIKLTRENLTTFNWLPRTCAYRLLGEGKGLPVWHPLRAGSKTAMHAQRISVRYIAVRESEVRDWEDHIIDRPDRNG from the coding sequence ATGACTGACACCCCTTTCTGGCAACAAAAACGCCTGGCACAAATGAGCGATGAGGAATGGGAATCCTTGTGTGATGGTTGTGGCCAGTGTTGCCTGAACAAGTTGCAGGACGCTGACACGGATGAGATTTACTTCACCAACGTCGCCTGCAATCAGCTCAATATTAAAACCTGCCAGTGCCGTAACTATGAGCGCCGCTTCGAATTAGAAGAGGATTGCATCAAGCTGACGCGCGAAAATCTGACCACCTTCAACTGGCTGCCGCGCACCTGCGCCTACCGGTTGCTGGGTGAGGGCAAAGGATTGCCAGTCTGGCATCCGCTGCGGGCCGGTTCGAAAACCGCGATGCATGCGCAGCGAATTTCGGTGCGTTATATTGCGGTGCGGGAGAGTGAAGTGCGGGACTGGGAAGATCACATTATTGATCGCCCCGATCGCAACGGCTAA
- the dsbB gene encoding disulfide bond formation protein DsbB: MLRYLNQCSRGRGAWLLLALTALALELTALFFQHVMGLKPCVMCIYERNALFGVLGAGLVGAIAPKSPLRLGALVLWIYSAWEGLRLSYEHTMIQLHPNPFTTCDFAARFPSGLPLDKWLPSVFLASGDCAERSWTFLTLSMPQWMIGVFAGYLLVAVLVLIAQPFKPKRRDLFGR, encoded by the coding sequence ATGTTGCGATATCTGAATCAATGTTCTCGTGGTCGGGGAGCCTGGTTATTACTGGCACTGACGGCGCTTGCACTGGAATTGACGGCACTCTTCTTTCAGCACGTGATGGGATTAAAGCCCTGCGTGATGTGTATTTATGAACGTAATGCGCTGTTTGGTGTGCTGGGCGCGGGTCTGGTCGGTGCGATTGCGCCGAAATCACCGCTGCGTCTGGGTGCTCTGGTGTTATGGATTTACAGTGCCTGGGAGGGCCTGCGTCTCTCTTATGAACATACGATGATTCAGCTGCATCCAAACCCGTTTACGACCTGTGATTTTGCTGCCCGTTTTCCCAGCGGGTTACCACTGGATAAGTGGCTGCCGTCGGTGTTTCTGGCCAGCGGCGACTGTGCAGAACGCAGCTGGACTTTCCTGACGCTCAGCATGCCGCAGTGGATGATTGGGGTGTTTGCCGGTTATCTGCTGGTCGCCGTGCTGGTACTGATTGCTCAGCCTTTCAAACCTAAGCGTCGCGATCTCTTTGGTCGCTGA
- the fadR gene encoding fatty acid metabolism transcriptional regulator FadR, giving the protein MVIKAQSPAGFAEEYIIESIWNSRFPPGSILPAERELSELIGVTRTTLREVLQRLARDGWLTIQHGKPTRVNDFWETSGLNILETLARLDHDSVPVLIDNLLSVRSNISSIFISRALRHHPDKAREVLETVSAAADQADAYTELDYRVFRGLAFASGNPIYGLILNGLKGLYTRVGRHYFSNPEARQVARDFYLKLLALCDKEPGQDEIVDVVRNYGRRSGEIWHSMQKNLPDDLGNKR; this is encoded by the coding sequence ATGGTTATAAAGGCTCAGAGTCCAGCGGGATTTGCTGAAGAGTATATTATTGAAAGCATCTGGAACAGTCGCTTTCCGCCCGGATCGATTCTTCCTGCTGAGCGTGAGCTTTCTGAATTGATTGGGGTAACGCGCACCACATTGCGTGAGGTGTTACAGCGCCTGGCACGTGACGGCTGGCTGACGATTCAGCACGGCAAACCGACGCGCGTGAACGATTTCTGGGAGACCTCCGGCCTTAATATTCTGGAAACGCTCGCCCGCCTTGATCACGACAGTGTGCCGGTGCTGATTGACAATCTGCTGTCAGTCCGCAGCAACATTTCATCGATTTTTATCAGCCGTGCGCTGCGCCATCATCCGGACAAAGCGCGTGAAGTGCTGGAGACGGTAAGTGCCGCGGCCGATCAGGCGGATGCCTATACCGAGCTCGACTACCGGGTGTTCCGCGGTCTGGCATTTGCATCAGGCAATCCGATTTACGGTCTGATCCTCAATGGCCTCAAAGGTCTCTACACCCGTGTGGGCCGTCACTACTTCTCTAATCCGGAGGCCCGTCAGGTCGCGCGCGATTTCTATCTGAAACTTCTGGCGCTGTGTGATAAAGAGCCGGGACAGGATGAGATTGTGGATGTAGTGCGCAACTATGGCCGTCGCAGTGGTGAAATCTGGCACAGCATGCAGAAGAACCTGCCAGACGACCTCGGCAATAAACGATAA
- a CDS encoding SpoVR family protein, with product MTTIFDEAIRDSKRLNDGPDWTFELLDVYLAEIDRVAKLYRLDTYPHQIEVITSEQMMDAYSSVGMPINYSHWSFGKKFIETEQRYKHGQQGLAYEIVINSNPCIAYLMEENTMTMQALVMAHACYGHNSFFKNNYLFRSWTDAGSIVDYLLFAKNYISDCEERYGVEEVERLLDSCHALMNYGVDRYKRPQKISLQEEKARQKSREEYLQSQVNTLWRTLPRREKETVAFEAARYPSEPQENLLYFMEKNAPLLEPWQREILRIVRKVSQYFYPQKQTQVMNEGWATFWHYTILNHLYDEGKVSERFMMEFLHSHTNVVYQPPYNSQWYNGINPYALGFAMMQDIKRICQSPTEEDRYWFPDIAGSDWLETLHFAMREFKDESFISQFLSPKVMRDFRLFTVLDDDRNNYLEIAAIHDEVGYRAIRQQLSAQYNLSNLEPNIQVYNVDLRGDRSLTLRYVPQSRTPLDKSRREVLKHVHRLWGFDVILEQQNEDGSVELLDRNPPRGSSL from the coding sequence ATGACGACAATCTTTGACGAAGCCATCAGAGACAGCAAACGACTCAATGACGGACCAGACTGGACATTCGAACTGCTTGATGTCTATTTAGCAGAGATAGACCGGGTTGCTAAACTCTACCGGCTTGATACCTACCCGCACCAGATTGAAGTGATTACCTCAGAACAGATGATGGATGCCTATTCCAGCGTTGGCATGCCCATCAACTATTCACACTGGTCATTCGGTAAAAAGTTTATCGAGACCGAGCAGCGCTATAAGCATGGTCAGCAGGGGCTGGCCTATGAAATCGTTATCAACTCTAACCCCTGCATCGCCTACCTGATGGAAGAGAACACCATGACCATGCAGGCGCTGGTGATGGCGCATGCCTGCTATGGTCATAACTCCTTCTTCAAGAATAACTATCTGTTCCGCAGCTGGACCGATGCCGGCTCGATTGTCGATTACCTGCTGTTCGCCAAAAACTATATCAGTGACTGCGAAGAGCGTTATGGCGTTGAAGAGGTCGAGCGACTGCTCGACTCCTGCCATGCCCTGATGAATTATGGCGTCGATCGCTATAAACGCCCGCAGAAAATCTCCCTTCAGGAGGAGAAGGCGCGGCAGAAAAGCCGTGAAGAGTATCTGCAGAGCCAGGTGAATACCCTGTGGCGAACGCTGCCACGGCGTGAGAAAGAGACAGTGGCTTTTGAAGCGGCACGCTACCCTTCTGAGCCGCAGGAAAACCTGCTCTATTTTATGGAAAAAAATGCCCCGCTGCTGGAGCCCTGGCAGCGTGAGATCCTGCGCATTGTGCGCAAGGTGAGCCAGTATTTCTATCCGCAGAAGCAGACGCAGGTCATGAACGAAGGCTGGGCGACGTTCTGGCACTACACCATACTTAATCACCTGTACGATGAAGGCAAAGTGTCGGAACGTTTTATGATGGAGTTCCTGCACAGTCACACCAACGTCGTTTATCAGCCGCCCTATAACAGTCAGTGGTACAACGGCATCAACCCTTATGCATTAGGGTTTGCGATGATGCAGGATATCAAACGGATCTGTCAGTCACCGACTGAAGAGGATCGCTACTGGTTCCCGGATATCGCCGGCTCCGACTGGCTGGAAACGCTGCATTTTGCGATGCGTGAGTTTAAGGATGAAAGTTTTATCAGCCAGTTCCTGTCGCCGAAAGTGATGCGTGATTTCCGTCTCTTCACCGTACTGGATGACGACCGCAACAACTATCTGGAGATCGCTGCCATCCACGATGAGGTGGGCTATCGCGCCATTCGGCAGCAGCTCTCTGCACAGTACAACCTGAGTAATCTTGAGCCTAATATTCAGGTCTACAACGTCGATCTGCGTGGCGATCGTTCGCTGACTCTGCGCTATGTGCCACAGAGCCGTACGCCGCTTGATAAGAGTCGTCGCGAGGTGCTGAAGCATGTGCATCGTCTGTGGGGATTTGATGTGATCCTGGAACAGCAGAACGAAGATGGCAGCGTCGAATTGCTGGATCGTAATCCGCCGCGCGGTTCATCGCTCTGA
- a CDS encoding D-amino acid dehydrogenase, with translation MHVVILGSGVVGVASAWYLARAGHQVTVIDRQPAAAMETSAGNAGQISPGYAAPWAAPGVPLKAVKWMFQRHAPLAIRLDGSSFQLEWMWHMLRNCDINHYQQNKSRMVRIAEYSRDCLKALRAETGIAYEGRQGGTLQLFRTQQQFDSASKDIAVLRDAGVPYELLEAHELSRVEPALAATQHKLTGGLRLPNDETGDCQLFTQRLAKMAEEAGVVFRFNTPVDHLLRDGNRIYGVKCGEEIIKADSYVVAFGSYSTALLKNVIDIPVYPLKGYSLTIPIKNPEAAPVSTILDETYKVAVTRFDDRIRVGGMAEIVGFNTRLTKARRETLEMVVSDLYPEGGHLAQASFWTGLRPMTPDGTPIVGATPLSNLYLNTGHGTLGWTMACGSGQLLADLISGKKPAIAADDLAVFRYLPGFAATSSPLRNANATR, from the coding sequence ATGCACGTAGTCATTCTTGGAAGTGGTGTGGTTGGCGTGGCAAGCGCCTGGTATCTGGCGCGTGCCGGACATCAGGTTACCGTCATCGATCGTCAGCCCGCTGCCGCGATGGAGACCAGCGCAGGCAATGCGGGTCAAATCTCACCGGGCTATGCCGCACCCTGGGCGGCGCCAGGCGTGCCGCTGAAAGCGGTGAAGTGGATGTTCCAGCGCCACGCGCCGCTGGCTATCCGGCTCGATGGCAGCAGTTTCCAGCTGGAGTGGATGTGGCACATGCTGCGCAACTGCGACATCAACCACTACCAGCAGAATAAAAGCCGCATGGTGCGGATTGCCGAATACAGTCGTGACTGTCTGAAAGCGTTGCGCGCTGAGACCGGCATCGCCTATGAGGGTCGTCAGGGCGGAACCTTGCAGCTGTTTCGCACGCAGCAGCAGTTCGACAGCGCCAGTAAAGATATTGCGGTACTGCGCGACGCGGGCGTGCCCTATGAGCTGCTGGAGGCGCATGAACTGTCTCGCGTGGAACCGGCGCTGGCGGCAACCCAGCATAAACTCACTGGCGGACTGCGCCTGCCTAACGATGAAACCGGTGACTGCCAGCTCTTTACGCAGCGGCTGGCAAAAATGGCCGAAGAGGCGGGCGTGGTTTTCCGCTTTAACACCCCGGTCGATCACCTGCTGCGCGATGGCAATCGCATTTATGGTGTGAAGTGCGGCGAGGAGATCATCAAGGCGGACAGCTATGTAGTGGCCTTTGGCTCCTACTCGACCGCACTGCTGAAAAACGTCATTGATATTCCGGTCTATCCGCTGAAAGGCTACTCACTCACTATTCCGATTAAAAATCCTGAGGCTGCACCGGTTTCGACGATTCTGGATGAGACCTACAAAGTGGCGGTGACCCGGTTTGACGATCGTATCCGCGTCGGCGGGATGGCGGAAATTGTTGGTTTTAACACCAGACTCACCAAAGCGCGGCGGGAAACGCTGGAGATGGTGGTCAGTGATCTCTATCCTGAAGGCGGTCATCTCGCGCAGGCGAGTTTCTGGACCGGTCTGCGTCCGATGACGCCAGACGGTACGCCGATTGTCGGTGCCACGCCACTCTCCAATCTTTATCTTAATACCGGTCACGGTACGCTGGGCTGGACGATGGCATGTGGTTCTGGTCAGCTGCTGGCCGATCTCATCTCCGGTAAAAAGCCAGCCATTGCGGCGGATGACTTAGCGGTGTTCCGCTACTTACCCGGTTTCGCGGCGACCTCATCGCCGCTGCGTAACGCCAACGCAACTCGTTAA